One Beggiatoa leptomitoformis DNA segment encodes these proteins:
- a CDS encoding ATP-binding protein, whose amino-acid sequence MLLLRDISIKSKLRFIILLTSGFVLLLASTAFIVNEMLTFRRSMVQDLFTLADLVGLNSSAGLLFNDSSVAKETLNSLKVNKHIVGAYIFTANQGVFAQYAREKTIAGEPDLSVLRRLAKEVDNSEIYFFKDDYVEVYKDIYYEKDHVGTTYLRSDLLELNERISWIAMITAVVLLVSLLFAFLLASRLQRVVTKPIDNLLHTMQNVSEQNDYTLRGRKISNDELGELVDGFNRMLQQIEGRNKELAKYREHLEDMVIDRTTELAEARDQALAANRAKSIFLANMSHEIRTPMNAMLGYTQILQRDTKLTEEQRQFLQTILNSGNHLLGLINDILDISKIEAGAMELREENFFLNDFINDIATMFKMRCEQKRLGWRVENPVSIETMVYADQGKLRQVMINLLGNAVKFTDHGEVVLRIHTLDEDNFYCFDVIDTGAGIDSSALENIFEPFQQDTAGLEKGGTGLGLAITKRQIDLMNGKISVVSEQGKGSTFSVYLPLPEGVGDVLKEVEEQRINHLAEGYNVVALVVDDIKENRDILSYFLTEIGVEVHEAVNGQDALDKIQAKMPDIVLMDIRMPVMDGMIAIQHILERYAEKMPICIAISASTLRHQTQPLLDAGFHDFISKPFRFQAICTCLVRFLQVEFEYKEVVQEPEPLSVVAETDFSQFTLPHALHNRLREAAELNDLTDLEVVLQELNQGDDTQRQLAQAFQPLLANYDIDGILERLGNIQYV is encoded by the coding sequence ATGTTATTACTACGTGATATATCTATTAAAAGTAAGCTGCGTTTTATTATTTTACTCACCAGTGGGTTTGTTTTATTGCTGGCATCAACAGCATTCATCGTAAATGAGATGTTGACTTTTCGTCGTAGCATGGTGCAAGACCTATTCACACTCGCTGATTTAGTGGGTCTTAACAGCTCTGCTGGACTTTTGTTTAACGACTCCTCAGTTGCCAAAGAAACCCTTAATTCCCTAAAAGTAAATAAGCATATTGTTGGTGCTTATATTTTTACGGCAAACCAAGGTGTTTTTGCACAATACGCCAGAGAAAAAACGATTGCTGGAGAACCTGATTTAAGTGTTTTACGCCGTTTGGCAAAAGAAGTAGATAACTCGGAAATTTATTTTTTTAAAGATGATTATGTAGAAGTTTATAAAGATATTTACTATGAAAAAGACCATGTTGGAACAACTTATTTACGCTCTGACCTACTAGAACTCAATGAGCGTATTAGTTGGATTGCGATGATTACGGCGGTAGTTTTATTAGTATCTTTACTATTTGCTTTTCTCTTAGCATCAAGATTACAACGTGTTGTGACTAAACCCATCGATAACCTATTGCATACCATGCAAAATGTATCAGAACAAAATGATTACACCTTGCGTGGGCGGAAAATTAGCAATGATGAATTAGGCGAATTAGTCGATGGATTTAACCGAATGTTGCAACAAATTGAGGGGCGCAATAAAGAGTTAGCAAAATATCGTGAACATTTAGAAGACATGGTAATAGACCGTACAACAGAACTAGCCGAAGCACGCGACCAAGCATTAGCCGCCAATCGTGCAAAAAGTATTTTCCTAGCCAATATGTCGCACGAAATCCGTACCCCCATGAATGCCATGTTAGGCTATACACAAATTTTACAAAGAGATACTAAACTCACTGAAGAACAAAGACAGTTTTTACAAACGATACTCAATAGTGGCAATCACCTATTAGGTTTGATTAACGATATTTTAGACATTTCTAAAATTGAAGCAGGGGCAATGGAATTACGCGAGGAGAATTTTTTCCTCAATGATTTTATTAATGATATTGCCACTATGTTTAAAATGCGTTGTGAACAAAAACGCTTGGGTTGGCGAGTAGAAAACCCTGTCAGTATAGAAACCATGGTTTATGCTGACCAAGGCAAACTGCGGCAAGTCATGATTAATTTACTGGGCAATGCGGTTAAATTTACAGACCATGGCGAAGTTGTTTTACGCATTCACACCCTAGATGAAGATAATTTTTACTGTTTTGATGTGATTGATACAGGTGCTGGCATTGACAGCAGCGCGTTAGAAAATATCTTTGAGCCTTTCCAACAAGATACTGCAGGGCTAGAAAAAGGAGGGACAGGCTTAGGATTAGCGATTACAAAACGTCAAATTGATCTTATGAACGGTAAAATTAGCGTAGTATCCGAACAAGGCAAAGGTTCTACCTTTTCTGTTTATCTCCCACTTCCTGAAGGGGTGGGTGACGTGTTAAAAGAAGTTGAAGAACAACGTATTAATCACCTTGCTGAAGGATATAATGTTGTTGCATTAGTTGTTGATGATATTAAAGAAAATAGAGATATTTTAAGTTATTTTTTAACTGAGATTGGTGTTGAAGTTCACGAAGCAGTAAATGGACAAGATGCATTAGATAAAATACAGGCAAAAATGCCTGATATTGTCCTGATGGATATTCGTATGCCTGTGATGGACGGCATGATTGCTATTCAACACATACTAGAACGCTACGCGGAAAAAATGCCTATTTGTATCGCCATTTCTGCCTCGACCTTACGCCACCAAACACAACCCTTGCTAGATGCGGGCTTTCACGACTTTATTTCTAAACCCTTTCGCTTTCAAGCAATTTGCACTTGTTTAGTGCGATTTTTACAAGTTGAGTTTGAATATAAAGAGGTAGTGCAAGAACCTGAACCGTTATCCGTTGTTGCAGAAACTGATTTTAGCCAGTTTACGCTACCTCACGCTTTACATAATCGCTTGCGAGAGGCTGCTGAATTAAATGACTTAACTGATTTAGAAGTTGTCTTACAAGAGCTTAATCAAGGAGATGATACGCAACGGCAACTTGCACAAGCCTTTCAACCGTTGTTAGCCAATTATGATATCGATGGCATTCTGGAACGCTTAGGAAATATTCAATATGTTTGA
- a CDS encoding NfeD family protein, which produces MYNRFLAIIFSFFFLLPISEAEEQSAIWLLTIDSAITPATADYIVQALTKAQTENVALVVLTIDTPGGLDLAMREIIQAILVSAIPVVSYVHPAGARAASAGTYILYASHIAAMSPATNLGAATPVQLGELDNKTKQVVIDTTATPTTTKSNADTLHDKMVNDADAYLQSLAALRERNAIWASKAVRESASLSAEEALKENVIDLMATDINDLLKKLQGREVKVLGEVKKLETEQHPIKIIDPNWRNQLLSIVTNPNIAYLLMLLGIYGVFFELSSPGSVLPGVLGGIAILLALFAFQVLPINYAGMGLILLGIAFMAAEAFFPSFILGLGGVVAFVMGSIMLMDTDLPYFAISPALIGGLALVSTLFFIWVIKMSLQIRTQPIITGQEAMIGAIGECISHQQEQLRVFVHSEMWNAQATQPIQQGQAVRVIARKGLLLTVEPINITDNK; this is translated from the coding sequence ATGTATAATCGTTTTCTTGCAATTATTTTCAGTTTCTTCTTCTTACTTCCTATAAGTGAAGCAGAAGAACAATCTGCCATCTGGTTATTAACTATAGATAGTGCAATTACCCCAGCAACCGCTGATTATATCGTACAAGCATTAACCAAGGCGCAAACAGAAAATGTTGCGTTGGTTGTACTCACTATTGATACACCGGGTGGCTTGGATTTAGCGATGCGTGAAATTATACAAGCGATTCTTGTATCGGCTATTCCTGTCGTTAGTTATGTGCATCCTGCTGGCGCACGTGCAGCTAGTGCAGGCACTTACATTTTATATGCAAGTCATATTGCGGCAATGTCACCCGCAACGAATCTGGGGGCAGCAACGCCCGTGCAGTTGGGCGAGCTGGATAATAAGACGAAACAGGTTGTTATCGATACAACAGCAACCCCAACAACGACTAAATCTAACGCGGATACGTTACATGACAAAATGGTAAACGACGCAGATGCTTATTTGCAATCTTTAGCCGCATTACGCGAGCGCAATGCTATATGGGCAAGTAAAGCCGTACGAGAATCGGCCAGTTTATCAGCAGAAGAGGCATTAAAAGAAAATGTCATCGATTTAATGGCAACAGATATTAACGATTTACTAAAAAAACTTCAGGGACGAGAAGTTAAGGTTTTAGGTGAAGTCAAAAAATTAGAGACGGAACAGCATCCGATAAAAATCATAGACCCAAATTGGCGTAATCAATTACTGAGCATTGTAACAAACCCAAATATTGCTTATTTACTGATGTTGCTAGGGATTTATGGGGTGTTTTTTGAATTATCCAGTCCAGGTAGTGTATTGCCCGGTGTTTTAGGCGGTATTGCTATTTTATTAGCCCTGTTTGCTTTTCAAGTATTACCTATTAATTATGCAGGTATGGGCTTAATTTTACTGGGTATTGCTTTTATGGCAGCAGAAGCGTTTTTTCCCAGTTTTATTTTAGGATTGGGTGGCGTGGTTGCCTTTGTTATGGGTTCTATTATGTTAATGGATACGGATTTACCTTATTTTGCTATTTCCCCCGCGCTGATTGGGGGGCTTGCGTTAGTCAGTACATTATTTTTTATTTGGGTTATTAAAATGAGTTTACAAATTCGTACACAACCCATTATTACTGGACAAGAAGCCATGATAGGTGCGATAGGTGAATGTATCAGTCATCAACAAGAGCAATTAAGGGTTTTTGTTCACAGTGAGATGTGGAACGCACAAGCAACCCAACCCATTCAACAAGGGCAAGCTGTGCGTGTCATTGCGCGCAAAGGATTATTATTAACTGTTGAACCCATTAATATTACTGATAATAAATGA
- a CDS encoding thermonuclease family protein, with product MARKKSTQPLIIVIITLILSAIMGEQWLSSGNKTPNPPQSPDVTSPSGETENVDFNQCSVVNVTDGDTLRLRCVGANEDIRVRLYCIDAPESKQTPWGTSSKEYLRSIAGNTVRVVKINIDRYQRVVGEIYNGNANLNLAMVKAGKAAVYRQYCKKREPYEAAEEQAQHAKEGIWKTEGLHQTPWEWRKQQREMD from the coding sequence ATGGCACGCAAAAAAAGTACGCAACCACTGATTATTGTTATTATTACCTTAATTTTATCCGCTATCATGGGCGAGCAATGGCTAAGCTCTGGTAATAAAACACCTAATCCCCCTCAAAGCCCAGATGTAACCAGCCCTTCAGGTGAGACAGAAAACGTTGATTTTAATCAATGTTCAGTGGTTAATGTTACTGATGGAGATACCTTACGTTTGCGATGTGTGGGTGCAAATGAAGATATTCGTGTCCGTTTATATTGCATAGATGCGCCAGAATCCAAGCAAACTCCATGGGGAACAAGTTCTAAAGAATATCTCCGTTCTATCGCAGGAAATACGGTTCGGGTTGTTAAGATTAATATAGACCGTTATCAACGAGTTGTTGGCGAAATTTATAATGGTAATGCCAACTTAAATTTAGCCATGGTTAAAGCAGGTAAAGCGGCTGTTTATCGACAATATTGTAAAAAACGTGAACCTTACGAAGCGGCTGAAGAACAAGCCCAACATGCGAAAGAAGGTATTTGGAAAACCGAAGGGTTGCATCAAACCCCTTGGGAATGGCGTAAACAACAGCGCGAAATGGATTAA
- a CDS encoding glycosyltransferase gives MDSQAAMLSSLPIHFPSWQLNTLDIPPHTQTVDIIVCVHNALADVQRCLESIKTYSTAPYHLILVDDGSATETHDYLADYAKGEMATLLRNEQARGYTCAANQGLHASQNPYSLLLNSDTIVSAHWLERLVACANSAPEIGLVGPLSNTASWQSIPAIESKGDWAENPLPTDMSVPQFANRVAALSNRLYPRIPFLNGFCLLIKRAVITQIGYFDEARFGQGYGEENDYCIRARQAGWQLAIADDVYIYHAQSKSYSHERRKQLAERAGIALTEKHGQTTIDTGVTICRHDKVIEGIRTRAKYLLERWNIVAQGQYHWRGKRVIFMLPVLEAGGGSNVVISEVRAMRRMGVDAVILNFLHHKTTFEKSYPQLDIPVIYTPTDFDLPRYCEGYDAVIATANYSIQWIAPLATQPNPPIIGYYIQDFEPYFPIEKAIRYRWFWRSAWIRRRLASYYFRRNADFRLAWLSYLQIPNCKLFTKTHWNKKELHYQLGKESQLVGASYNADLFVPRLNRTEKTDRLRISAMIRPSSSRRGALRTMQILQRIYQEFTNQIEIILFGVAEDNPAFQALPRDFAYQNLGLQTPEQLAILLAQIDIFVDFSNFQAMGLTAMEAMASGAAVIVPTIGGSDSFAVHQKNALMIDTSKTTDCYAALKQLITDNTLRNTLMKQAPQDIAKFYPEKSAYRILKVLFGEQ, from the coding sequence ATGGATAGCCAAGCCGCTATGCTTTCTTCCTTACCCATTCATTTTCCTTCATGGCAATTAAATACACTAGATATTCCTCCACATACTCAAACAGTTGACATTATTGTTTGCGTACATAATGCGTTAGCTGATGTACAACGCTGTTTAGAATCTATCAAAACGTATAGTACTGCACCCTATCATTTAATTCTTGTTGATGATGGCAGTGCAACGGAAACACATGATTATCTAGCTGATTACGCCAAAGGTGAAATGGCTACATTGTTACGCAATGAACAAGCTCGGGGTTATACCTGTGCGGCTAATCAAGGACTACATGCCAGTCAAAATCCTTACAGCCTATTGTTAAACAGCGATACGATTGTATCTGCTCATTGGTTAGAACGATTAGTTGCTTGTGCTAATTCCGCGCCAGAAATTGGCTTAGTGGGTCCGCTTAGTAACACCGCCTCATGGCAATCCATCCCTGCCATTGAATCTAAAGGTGATTGGGCAGAAAACCCACTCCCCACAGATATGAGCGTGCCACAATTTGCCAATCGAGTGGCCGCACTTTCTAACAGACTATATCCGCGCATTCCCTTCCTAAATGGCTTTTGCTTACTGATTAAACGTGCTGTCATTACACAAATTGGCTATTTTGATGAGGCACGCTTTGGGCAAGGCTATGGCGAAGAAAATGATTATTGCATCCGTGCCAGACAAGCAGGGTGGCAATTAGCCATTGCTGATGATGTTTACATTTATCATGCACAATCCAAAAGCTATTCGCATGAACGGCGTAAACAACTGGCTGAACGTGCAGGTATTGCCTTAACTGAAAAACATGGGCAAACCACTATTGATACAGGTGTGACCATTTGTCGACATGATAAAGTTATAGAAGGTATCCGAACACGCGCAAAATACCTACTAGAACGCTGGAACATTGTCGCGCAAGGACAATATCACTGGCGAGGAAAACGGGTTATTTTTATGCTACCTGTGTTAGAAGCAGGGGGGGGTAGCAATGTGGTTATCAGTGAAGTACGTGCGATGCGTCGCATGGGCGTGGACGCAGTTATTCTCAACTTTCTCCATCATAAAACCACCTTCGAAAAAAGCTACCCACAATTAGACATTCCCGTTATTTACACCCCAACCGATTTTGACCTACCACGTTATTGCGAAGGATATGATGCAGTTATTGCAACTGCAAACTACTCCATTCAATGGATAGCTCCCCTTGCAACCCAACCCAATCCACCCATTATCGGCTATTACATACAAGATTTTGAACCTTATTTTCCCATAGAAAAAGCCATTCGTTATCGCTGGTTCTGGCGTTCTGCATGGATACGTCGTCGTTTAGCCTCTTATTATTTTCGTCGTAATGCCGATTTTCGCCTTGCGTGGCTCTCTTACTTACAAATTCCAAATTGCAAACTATTTACAAAAACACACTGGAATAAAAAAGAACTACACTATCAACTGGGTAAAGAAAGCCAGCTTGTTGGCGCGAGTTACAACGCCGATCTATTTGTCCCACGTTTGAATCGTACAGAAAAAACTGACCGCTTACGGATTAGCGCGATGATTCGCCCTTCTAGCAGTCGGCGTGGCGCGTTACGTACCATGCAAATCCTACAACGCATATACCAAGAATTTACCAATCAAATAGAGATTATTTTATTTGGCGTTGCTGAAGACAACCCAGCATTTCAAGCCCTTCCTAGAGACTTTGCCTATCAAAACTTAGGGTTACAAACACCTGAACAACTTGCCATTTTGCTCGCACAAATTGATATTTTTGTTGATTTTTCCAACTTTCAAGCAATGGGGCTAACCGCGATGGAAGCGATGGCATCGGGTGCTGCGGTAATCGTGCCAACGATTGGCGGTAGCGACAGTTTTGCCGTTCATCAAAAAAATGCGTTAATGATTGATACATCAAAAACAACAGATTGTTACGCTGCACTAAAACAATTAATTACAGACAATACATTACGCAACACACTGATGAAACAAGCACCACAAGATATTGCAAAATTTTACCCTGAAAAATCAGCCTATCGAATTCTTAAGGTTTTATTTGGTGAACAATAA
- a CDS encoding Rpn family recombination-promoting nuclease/putative transposase codes for MTTLYDKGYKRLFSNKVFFRQLLESFVPEPWVQHIDFDSCERLDKSFISDHYKETESDLIYKVKFKQQEAYVYILLEFQSSVVWFMALRVLHYMCSFWLDYAESRPKRKKLPPIFPIVLYSGSNRWTAATDIQDILEQPELLASYTPQFRYFKIAENEYSQEQLLQIRNLVSTLFLAETHPENINLLTEQILMLFDNEEEKNAVSLLLNWFKLLVIHNKRQIEDSEALETIYHNKMEATAVLETAMEQERQRFFLLGKTEGKAEGKAEGKAEALIIILEVRFGQLMPEEKERLLQLPDAKLSHLLLKLSLLHIMTLSDFWQEIDTH; via the coding sequence ATGACCACGCTTTACGATAAAGGCTATAAAAGGCTTTTTTCAAACAAAGTATTTTTTCGCCAACTGCTAGAATCTTTTGTGCCAGAACCTTGGGTACAACACATTGATTTTGATAGCTGCGAACGCCTAGATAAATCATTCATTAGCGACCACTACAAAGAAACCGAAAGCGACTTAATCTACAAAGTAAAATTCAAACAACAAGAAGCCTATGTTTACATCCTATTAGAATTTCAATCATCCGTTGTTTGGTTTATGGCTTTACGCGTTCTACACTATATGTGTAGCTTCTGGTTAGATTATGCAGAAAGTCGTCCGAAACGAAAAAAACTTCCACCGATATTTCCCATAGTTCTTTACAGTGGAAGCAACCGATGGACAGCAGCAACTGACATACAAGACATCCTAGAACAACCTGAATTATTAGCCTCTTATACACCACAATTCCGTTATTTTAAGATTGCTGAAAACGAATACTCGCAAGAACAACTGCTACAGATACGCAACTTAGTTTCCACCTTGTTTCTTGCAGAAACACATCCTGAAAACATAAATCTCCTCACAGAACAAATCCTAATGTTGTTTGACAATGAGGAAGAAAAAAATGCAGTATCACTGTTACTGAACTGGTTTAAGTTACTCGTCATCCATAACAAACGCCAGATAGAAGACAGCGAAGCGTTAGAAACGATTTATCACAATAAAATGGAGGCAACAGCCGTGTTAGAAACAGCAATGGAGCAAGAACGACAACGTTTTTTTCTACTGGGAAAAACGGAAGGCAAGGCTGAAGGCAAGGCTGAAGGCAAAGCTGAAGCACTCATCATCATCCTAGAAGTACGGTTTGGTCAATTAATGCCCGAAGAAAAAGAACGGCTATTACAACTACCAGATGCAAAACTCAGTCATTTGCTTTTAAAGCTTTCTTTACTGCACATAATGACATTAAGCGATTTCTGGCAGGAAATTGATACACATTGA
- a CDS encoding InlB B-repeat-containing protein, translating into MLIPPGTYFSSIVAQGSEALLTSGRVGVTSTDPCNESTQLCDVSKLDLGGTPGALSVSIWNATSFGVPTEPIYRYFIFWLTSQSGGTLSFSTVPVISISIIDTVAYTAWINARPWAGTGGTGNYDGVNDSSSTNQTLSLGASPSGAGTISCSSDSSNICQSSYSQNTQVTLLATPQTGYQFQSWTGTNCVGTTVGNSITVTLSQTVICTANFTLTTIAQKTLTVQKSGTGTGTVQSIFPDSRISCGTSTSLCTASFDINTSITLNATAATNSVFAGWENCTDGKVVLSENKTCIARFTSSTLPSLTLTPLKLDSIYQFSKTGEKYPLSNISIPQDVQMGFSGLLGSSTASIKSINTLVTTQNGNKTLSAKAGDFIFLDALVVPTTTFPIDNIFVFMGLMGENSTNLLDTNTVWLQKANEYSLVTDSTGTTTQETSVWQPWTNPPTIDDLKFDALPALQTLAQDNGVRVHVGSGQLSSFRLPSGFVVKDLYFFVAYKTNGTYILGEPLVVEMAESEQFVDKTTLQMSPSNVLTISVKEGSSVKIKSCTLNNPTNTLVTLDGCTITIGKNAVVGSSFVVEVDGDGGQFNTISVTIK; encoded by the coding sequence GTGCTTATCCCACCAGGTACTTATTTCTCCAGTATCGTGGCACAGGGTTCAGAAGCCTTATTAACTAGTGGTCGAGTTGGTGTTACAAGCACAGATCCATGCAACGAATCCACACAGTTGTGCGATGTTTCTAAACTAGATTTAGGTGGAACACCTGGTGCGTTAAGTGTATCCATTTGGAATGCGACTTCTTTTGGTGTACCTACTGAACCAATATATCGGTATTTTATTTTTTGGTTGACTTCTCAATCAGGAGGGACGCTTAGTTTTTCCACTGTCCCAGTCATTAGTATTTCTATCATTGACACAGTCGCCTATACCGCATGGATTAATGCCCGTCCATGGGCAGGTACAGGAGGAACAGGTAATTATGATGGTGTAAATGATTCTTCGTCTACCAACCAAACACTGAGTCTTGGGGCAAGTCCTAGCGGTGCGGGTACTATCAGTTGTAGCAGTGATTCGAGTAATATTTGTCAATCAAGCTACTCACAGAACACACAAGTGACATTACTTGCAACACCTCAAACAGGCTATCAGTTTCAAAGTTGGACAGGTACGAATTGTGTAGGTACAACTGTTGGTAACAGTATAACAGTAACGCTTTCACAAACCGTGATTTGTACGGCTAACTTTACACTTACTACAATTGCTCAGAAAACCCTAACTGTCCAAAAATCGGGAACAGGTACAGGTACGGTACAGTCTATATTCCCAGATAGCAGAATCAGCTGTGGTACAAGCACCTCGTTGTGTACGGCTAGCTTTGATATTAATACCAGTATCACATTGAATGCAACAGCTGCAACCAATTCAGTTTTCGCAGGATGGGAAAATTGTACAGATGGTAAAGTGGTTCTCAGCGAGAATAAAACGTGTATAGCAAGATTCACCAGCAGTACGTTACCCTCTCTCACGCTAACCCCATTAAAATTGGATAGTATTTACCAATTCAGTAAAACTGGTGAAAAGTACCCACTTAGCAATATTAGTATTCCTCAAGATGTTCAAATGGGATTCTCTGGATTACTTGGCAGTAGTACTGCGTCGATAAAATCTATTAATACGCTGGTAACTACTCAAAATGGTAATAAAACGCTATCAGCCAAAGCTGGCGATTTTATTTTCCTAGACGCACTGGTAGTTCCAACCACAACATTTCCGATTGATAATATTTTTGTGTTCATGGGACTCATGGGTGAAAACTCCACCAATTTACTAGACACAAATACCGTCTGGTTACAAAAAGCGAATGAATATTCGCTGGTTACAGATAGTACAGGAACAACTACTCAAGAAACATCAGTATGGCAACCTTGGACAAACCCACCAACGATAGACGATTTAAAGTTTGATGCCCTACCTGCTTTGCAAACACTGGCGCAAGATAATGGTGTTCGTGTTCATGTTGGCTCAGGACAACTCTCCTCATTCCGTTTACCCAGTGGTTTTGTCGTAAAAGACCTTTATTTCTTTGTTGCTTACAAAACAAATGGCACTTACATTCTGGGCGAACCGTTGGTGGTAGAAATGGCGGAAAGCGAGCAGTTTGTTGATAAGACAACATTACAAATGTCTCCTAGCAATGTGCTAACCATTTCGGTTAAAGAGGGTTCTAGTGTGAAAATAAAATCTTGCACATTAAATAACCCAACAAATACACTTGTAACATTAGATGGTTGTACTATTACTATTGGTAAAAATGCTGTTGTTGGCTCATCTTTTGTTGTTGAAGTGGACGGTGATGGTGGTCAATTTAATACTATCAGCGTTACTATCAAGTAA
- the hemW gene encoding radical SAM family heme chaperone HemW, with translation MFHFTTLPPLSLYIHIPYCVRKCPYCDFNSHEVKESVPEQAYIDALIADLEQDLPKVWGRAVSSIFFGGGTPSIFSPDAIDRLLMAIRSRIRVLPQAEITLEANPSTVDIGRFQGFYQAGINRLSLGVQSFSDVALQALGRIHDKNTALQAIEAIRQAGFVNFNIDLMFGLPQQTVEQALLDLKTAMAYQPTHLSWYQLTLEPNTLFYRHPPILPDDDACWDIQIAGQLLLAEQGYPQYEVSAYARQNKQCQHNINYWLYGDYLGIGAGAHAKISDASTGEIKRYSKQRHPKTYIETAQTPAVLASEETLVATAVSFEFMLNALRLNSGFSTDLFALHTGLPITSVTEALTEGYQRGWLIKEGEQIKTTTIGQQFLNEVLSLFMA, from the coding sequence ATGTTTCATTTTACAACCTTACCACCGCTCAGCTTATATATTCACATTCCTTATTGTGTACGTAAATGTCCTTATTGTGATTTTAATTCGCATGAAGTTAAAGAGTCTGTACCAGAACAGGCATATATCGACGCGTTAATTGCCGATTTAGAACAGGATTTACCCAAAGTTTGGGGGCGAGCGGTGTCTAGTATTTTTTTTGGAGGCGGTACGCCGAGCATTTTTTCCCCCGATGCAATTGACCGCTTATTAATGGCGATACGCAGTCGTATTCGGGTATTACCACAAGCAGAAATTACGCTTGAAGCAAATCCCAGTACAGTGGACATTGGGCGTTTTCAAGGGTTTTATCAGGCGGGTATTAATCGCTTGTCGTTAGGGGTACAAAGTTTTTCTGATGTAGCATTGCAAGCATTAGGACGTATTCATGATAAAAACACGGCGTTGCAGGCAATAGAAGCGATTCGACAGGCAGGATTTGTAAATTTTAATATAGATTTGATGTTCGGTTTGCCACAACAAACCGTTGAACAAGCTTTATTAGATTTAAAAACAGCTATGGCATATCAGCCGACGCATTTGTCTTGGTATCAATTAACCTTAGAGCCGAATACTTTATTTTATCGTCACCCGCCCATTTTACCTGATGATGATGCGTGTTGGGATATACAAATAGCAGGACAGTTATTATTAGCGGAGCAAGGTTATCCACAATATGAGGTATCCGCCTATGCACGACAGAATAAACAATGTCAGCATAATATAAACTATTGGTTATACGGTGATTATTTGGGTATTGGAGCAGGCGCACATGCAAAAATTTCTGATGCATCAACAGGGGAAATTAAACGCTATAGCAAACAACGGCATCCAAAAACTTATATAGAAACGGCGCAAACACCAGCCGTATTAGCGTCAGAAGAAACTTTAGTAGCGACAGCCGTTAGTTTTGAGTTTATGCTAAATGCGTTACGTTTAAATAGTGGTTTTTCTACAGATTTATTTGCATTACATACGGGCTTACCCATTACGTCCGTTACAGAAGCCTTAACAGAAGGATATCAACGTGGTTGGTTGATTAAAGAAGGCGAGCAGATTAAAACAACGACCATTGGTCAGCAGTTTCTCAATGAAGTCTTGAGTTTGTTCATGGCATAA